A region from the Pseudonocardia petroleophila genome encodes:
- a CDS encoding MarR family winged helix-turn-helix transcriptional regulator: protein MPSDAELETADVVGTQLMRLVRLLERTHAQYQAEHPDAVERATYILLVHLVKDGPQRAGTLAESVHSDPSTISRQIAQLVRLGLVERTADPEDGRATLLAATVEGVRVFEENRRSRNERIAALTTGWDPDDRTRFADLLVRFTTAFENHKNDTWVAAAATRS from the coding sequence GTGCCATCCGATGCCGAGCTGGAGACCGCCGACGTGGTCGGCACCCAGCTCATGCGGCTCGTCCGGCTGCTGGAGCGCACGCACGCCCAGTACCAGGCCGAGCACCCCGACGCCGTCGAGCGCGCCACCTACATCCTGCTCGTCCACCTCGTGAAGGACGGGCCCCAGCGCGCGGGGACGCTCGCCGAGTCCGTGCACTCCGACCCGTCGACGATCAGCCGGCAGATCGCCCAGCTCGTGCGCCTCGGCCTCGTCGAGCGCACCGCCGATCCCGAGGACGGCCGGGCCACGCTGCTCGCCGCCACGGTGGAGGGCGTGCGCGTGTTCGAGGAGAACCGCCGCTCCCGCAACGAGCGCATCGCCGCGCTGACCACCGGATGGGACCCCGACGACCGCACGCGGTTCGCCGACCTCCTCGTCCGCTTCACCACCGCCTTCGAGAACCACAAGAACGACACCTGGGTCGCCGCCGCGGCGACCCGGTCGTGA
- a CDS encoding MDR family MFS transporter has protein sequence MSAPSAEASPPAGLLTHRQILTIFAGLMIGMFLAALDQTIVATSIRTIADDLDGLSLQAWATTAYLITATITTPLYGKLSDIFGRKPLFLTAIGIFVLGSIACTFATSMYQLAAFRAIQGLGAGGLFSLALTIIGDIVAPRERAKYQGYFVAVFGTSSVLGPVAGGFFAGQAEILGITGWRWVFLINVPLGILALIVVTKVLNVPHTKRSHRIDWPGALALVVGLVPLLIVAEQGRTWGWDSGRAITCYALGVLGILTFVLLERRIGDDALLPLRMFRSGVFSWGSIAGFVAGVGMFGALALLPLYLQIVKGSTPTEAGLQTLPLVLGIMSMSVFSGQMISRTGRYKIWPIIGLSLMIVGIGALSLVGVDTPYWQVALIMVVIGWGLGGNMQPLTLAVQNAAAPRDMGVATASATFFRQMGGTLGTAVFISVLFSVLGGQVADNFRAAAGTPAFQAALTDPAVLANPANAPILQGLQGGGGLSLDDSSFLASADPTLARPILEGFAGSMSIVFLGAAAVLFIGLFAVIMMKEVPLRTQSGVDARNAEDTTAAAAAAAEGGPDAVPAPVGRNGSAPDRGGEVTAGAVAASGTFGAVAPAGNGSANGNGNGNGNGAAHTNGSTGLGVLAEPRTERIAAPTGADARDRLLAMLLPDPDRALTVVTTAERARDAVRLARAELEVRTAELDGAAEELVAQGLSPRQVQDLLGLSEDEGPLAARHGQHAAE, from the coding sequence ATGTCCGCCCCCTCAGCGGAGGCCTCGCCCCCCGCCGGACTGCTGACCCACCGGCAGATCCTCACCATCTTCGCCGGGCTGATGATCGGCATGTTCCTCGCCGCGCTCGACCAGACGATCGTGGCCACCTCGATCCGCACCATCGCCGACGACCTGGACGGCCTGAGCCTGCAGGCCTGGGCCACCACGGCCTACCTGATCACGGCCACCATCACCACGCCGCTCTACGGCAAGCTCTCGGACATCTTCGGCCGCAAGCCGCTGTTCCTCACGGCCATCGGCATCTTCGTGCTCGGCTCGATCGCCTGCACGTTCGCCACGTCGATGTACCAGCTCGCCGCGTTCCGGGCGATCCAGGGACTCGGCGCGGGCGGCCTGTTCTCCCTGGCCCTGACGATCATCGGTGACATCGTCGCCCCCCGGGAGCGCGCCAAGTACCAGGGCTACTTCGTCGCCGTGTTCGGCACCTCGAGCGTGCTCGGCCCGGTCGCGGGCGGCTTCTTCGCCGGCCAGGCCGAGATCCTCGGCATCACCGGGTGGCGCTGGGTCTTCCTGATCAACGTGCCGCTGGGCATCCTCGCGCTGATCGTCGTCACCAAGGTCCTCAACGTCCCGCACACCAAGCGCTCGCACCGCATCGACTGGCCCGGCGCGCTCGCGCTCGTCGTCGGACTGGTGCCGCTGCTCATCGTCGCCGAACAGGGGCGGACCTGGGGCTGGGACTCCGGGCGCGCGATCACCTGCTACGCGCTCGGCGTGCTCGGCATCCTCACGTTCGTCCTGCTGGAGCGGCGCATCGGCGACGACGCGCTGCTGCCGCTGCGGATGTTCCGCAGCGGCGTCTTCAGCTGGGGCTCGATCGCCGGGTTCGTCGCCGGCGTCGGCATGTTCGGCGCGCTCGCGCTCCTGCCGCTGTACCTGCAGATCGTCAAGGGGTCGACGCCCACCGAGGCCGGCCTGCAGACCCTGCCGCTGGTGCTCGGCATCATGAGCATGTCGGTGTTCTCCGGGCAGATGATCTCCCGCACCGGCCGCTACAAGATCTGGCCGATCATCGGCCTCTCGCTGATGATCGTCGGGATCGGCGCGCTGTCGCTCGTCGGCGTCGACACCCCGTACTGGCAGGTCGCGCTGATCATGGTCGTGATCGGCTGGGGACTCGGCGGCAACATGCAGCCGCTGACGCTCGCCGTGCAGAACGCCGCCGCGCCCCGCGACATGGGCGTCGCCACCGCGTCGGCCACGTTCTTCCGGCAGATGGGCGGCACGCTGGGCACCGCGGTGTTCATCTCGGTGCTGTTCAGCGTCCTGGGCGGGCAGGTGGCCGACAACTTCCGCGCCGCGGCGGGCACCCCGGCGTTCCAGGCCGCGCTCACCGACCCGGCGGTGCTGGCCAACCCGGCGAACGCGCCGATCCTGCAGGGGCTGCAGGGCGGCGGCGGACTCTCGCTCGACGACTCCTCGTTCCTGGCCTCCGCCGACCCGACGCTCGCCCGTCCGATCCTGGAGGGCTTCGCCGGCTCGATGAGCATCGTGTTCCTCGGTGCCGCCGCCGTGCTGTTCATCGGGCTCTTCGCGGTGATCATGATGAAGGAGGTGCCGCTGCGCACCCAGTCCGGTGTCGACGCCCGCAACGCCGAGGACACCACCGCCGCCGCGGCGGCCGCGGCCGAGGGCGGGCCCGACGCGGTCCCGGCCCCGGTGGGCCGCAACGGCTCGGCACCCGACCGCGGCGGGGAGGTCACCGCGGGTGCGGTGGCCGCATCCGGGACGTTCGGCGCCGTCGCCCCGGCCGGCAACGGCTCGGCGAACGGGAACGGGAACGGGAACGGGAACGGAGCCGCGCACACCAACGGCTCGACGGGCCTCGGGGTGCTGGCCGAGCCGCGCACGGAGCGGATCGCGGCCCCCACCGGCGCCGACGCCCGCGACCGGCTGCTCGCGATGCTGCTGCCCGACCCGGACCGCGCGCTGACCGTCGTCACGACCGCCGAGCGGGCCCGGGACGCGGTCCGGCTCGCGCGCGCCGAGCTGGAGGTGCGCACCGCCGAGCTCGACGGGGCCGCCGAGGAGCTCGTCGCGCAGGGCCTGAGCCCGCGTCAGGTGCAGGACCTGCTCGGCCTCTCCGAGGACGAGGGCCCGCTGGCCGCGCGGCACGGGCAGCACGCGGCGGAGTAG